The nucleotide window CTTGAGTGGTAAATAATACAGCATAATCTTCTCCGCCTGTGAGTATTGAGTTTAATACTTCTTTGTTATTATTGTTAAAAAATCTATTAACCTTTTGCCAATTAGATTCTTCAAATACTTTAGCATACAAATTAGACTTCTCTGCTATATGAGATAAATCTTGTAAGAGTCCGTCACTAATATCTATAGAAGAGTTTATTTTATATTTTTTTATTATYTCTTGCCAYTCATTAAARAAAAGTTKYGGTCTTAAATGMGTTTTTACGCTTTCATCATCATARMTATAGTTKYCRGATAATAGTTTTTTTAATCCTAAGTCACTTTCACCAACAATRCCTAAAACATAAATATTATCATTGTCTTTTGCT belongs to Brachyspira sp. SAP_772 and includes:
- a CDS encoding thiamine-phosphate kinase, which codes for IICKGAFPKSVFVSLSIPKNITEENILQWYXGFLEACKPYNIEIAGGDTTSSNNBFFISITLIGEIEKNKAILRSTAKDNDNIYVLGIVGESDLGLKKLLSXNYXYDDESVKTHLRPXLFFNEWQEIIKKYKINSSIDISDGLLQDLSHIAEKSNLYAKVFEESNWQKVNRFFNNNNKEVLNSILTGGEDYAVLFTTQ